The Virgibacillus dokdonensis genome includes a window with the following:
- a CDS encoding CvpA family protein: MVTILLLLLLVMGFFIGLKRGFILQLFHLIGFIASFVVAALYYDELGPKLELWIPYPNLEEDGKWATFLQDLPLEAGFYNAIAFLVIFLAVKIILQIIASMLDFVASLPILNSVNKLLGAILGFVETYLLLFIFLYIAALIPIAQIQTWINDSSVALFIIERTPYFSDEIRELWFTYVANK; encoded by the coding sequence ATGGTTACTATTTTATTATTGTTGTTATTAGTGATGGGTTTTTTTATTGGGTTAAAAAGAGGATTCATATTACAGCTATTCCATCTCATTGGGTTTATAGCATCTTTTGTTGTAGCAGCTTTGTATTACGATGAGTTAGGGCCTAAGTTGGAATTATGGATCCCTTATCCTAATTTAGAGGAAGATGGTAAATGGGCGACGTTTTTACAAGACTTGCCTCTTGAAGCGGGTTTTTATAATGCTATTGCATTTTTGGTTATTTTTTTAGCGGTAAAAATCATTCTACAAATTATAGCTTCTATGCTTGATTTTGTTGCTTCTTTACCGATTTTAAATTCTGTAAACAAATTATTAGGAGCCATTCTGGGCTTTGTAGAAACATATTTGTTACTTTTTATTTTCCTATATATTGCAGCTTTAATACCGATTGCTCAAATACAAACATGGATAAACGATTCTTCAGTTGCGTTATTTATTATTGAACGTACTCCTTATTTCTCAGATGAAATTAGAGAGCTTTGGTTCACATATGTAGCCAATAAATAA